The Coffea arabica cultivar ET-39 chromosome 2c, Coffea Arabica ET-39 HiFi, whole genome shotgun sequence genome includes the window gaaaagaaaaacgaactCAAGCGCTTCAACTCCTTTTTTGCTGTTAATAAAATGATGGAGTGCCATAACTATTTTCAAGAATGCCAATATCATCTATCTAAAAAACATGCATTTAATTTCTCAGATATTTAATCTGTATCAATTCATTGGTTCTTTTGTAATCcatggtttttttttataaaaattttgcctATGGAGAAACTGTTCCTGTTCataatcccttttttttttttttttttttaataataacaaTATGGAGACAATGGCTAGCGTTGGAAGCCTACCCAGCAATACTAGAAAGTGAAAAAACAAAATACTGACTCGCAATTTGCCAAGCTTCAGGGGAGTTAAATGtaattaatcaaaaaaaaaCATGGAGAAGTAGGAGTGGACAAAAATATCCGTTAACCTGAAAAAACCCGCCATATCCAATCAGAAAATTAGTATATCCGTTCCTATTATTTGATCAGATCAAAAGAGGATCGGACACCCAGTTAGATGTGGGGCGGGTTAGGATCACAGAATTAAAAACTCGTAGGCATCCGACTCGccccgcatatatatatatatatatatatatataatttttatacacatactataaaataatatatttagaGTTAAATAAACAATTtcattgaacaaattgcattacaaatatagGATACTATAGTTTGTTTACGAGATTTATTTGTAGAGGTTATGATCTTATGTTTTTTAGAAAAGAGTGCTacttgtttttaaatttttattgattttgaattctttaatttttttttcttgtattctCTTGGCATGTTTGTTTCTTAGTAGGGgactttttttgaaaaaaatatttaataaatcttagataaatatgtaaaatataaagtaaaattagtataaatcattttttttaaaaattaaataataaataaaatgagaCGGATATTCATTGATCCGACTCTATTTTAGCGAATATCCACTTATATACACAggataaaaatcagaaaatggaTAACCCGTATGATGTGGGTCGAATTAGCTATTTAGCTTAATGGTGAAGGGCGGGCCCACCAACCCATGCCCACCCCTACTTAAACGGAGAAATACTACTGAAGCCGCCAAATTCTAAACTAAGCCACAATACTGTTCACCCTGCGCGACGAACCCAATTGTCTTTTTGAATAAAAGCTTACTTTTACACTCTGATTAGTTACTGAAGATTAATTACGTTAAGCTATGAGGGAAATCGTTACCATCCAGGTTGGGGGCTATGCGAACTTCATCGGTTCTCATTTTTGGAATTTTCAGGTAATTCTTTATCTTGTCAATTTGCTTCTGTTTTTGGGTTCTTTAAGTTCACAAATTATGAAATCCTAATGGGCTtatctgtttttgttttttgttgttgttttttttattgaaaaggCTAATTTTTTAACTAACATGGTTGAAGGGTGTAGAAAAAAATTAACTTAATAATGTTTTGAGTTTTAATGGTGCAAACTTTATTTCTCAAGGTGGGGCTTTGGAAAAGCATAGTAAGTAATTGATAAGTCGTTAAAGTTTCAAACTTTGACCATGAACCTTGCTGGGGGCAAGAAATCATGGTTCTTTCATTATGTGATATCTTAGTGGTTCATAAATGAGAAGCTGTTACCAGTGATGTTTGATATCTAGTAGACAAAAGCTACTTGGTGTGATGTTGAGAATAGTTGGGTGAAGAATTGTATATTTTGATGAATACATGCGTTGAAGCTGATATTTGATCATGATTGATGATCTGGGGTAATGAGTAATCATGAACTTCGCCGATTTATGGTTGCTCTAGTGAACAGATGGGGTAttattttttgcaaattttttggaTTATAGGTTGGTTTTGGGAAATGGTCAGATGGAACATTTGAATTTGAAGGAGTTGTGTCATTAGGTGTAGTACACGGTATGCTTCAGGGCTCATCAGTAGGATATGTTCTTTTTGTAATGGTACTTAGTCAATAGTTTGGGTGCTCTGGCATGGTTAACTTGATGGTTTGTAGTTGATCAAAGGGTGCAAGATTTATTTACGTTTGGATCTCAAGCATTAGACATGACCTGGTTGGAACTTTTCAactatatgtgtgtgtatgtctGTCTTCTTGGACATGGAGAGCTTATTTGACTGGTCACTATTTGGAGTGATGTTGGTTGTGGAGTGTGGAGTaaataaaaaaagggaaaagaaaaacattaaCAAATAAGTTAAATGCACCATTTGCTGTTATGATTCGATAGATCATATTAAAGTTGATTCAACTGGTTATATCATAGAATGTTAATGGCACATTTTgacattaaattttttttttagttgtatTGGTTAACGTCTGTCAGTTTTACTGTAGAAGCTATGAAATCTTGGAATTGTTCTAATGGTTTGTGGAGACTTAGGTGGGATTTAGGAAGTAATAGAACTTTGATGCATCTCTTCTAGTAAAGCTTATTCCTTGTTgcctgaaaaaagaaaaggttatTCATTGTTACTTTgttgattttctcttttctatTGAAACATATATATTTGGACTATAACCTACTTTAATCTCAAAAATTGTTAGGGGTAATGGAGATTTAGGGTGGGATTTAAATGATGAATAGAATTTGGTGTGTTTCTTATTGGATCAGTATTAGTGTTGTCTTCTTCCTGAATCATGAAATTAGTTTCCTTTCCTTCTTGAAGGATGAATTGCTTGGTTTGGCTGAAACTTCTGAGACTAATCCAGCATTCAAGAATCATGGTCTTAATATGGATGTTCTCTATCGAACTGGTGAAACACAGCAGGTGAATGTAGCTGAAATTTTTATGCTAGCACATTTTGGTTCAAGCACCTTCATATTCGAAATGCCTAGCTTGATACCACAAATTTCTTATTAGTTCTCATTTCTCTGGCAAAATCTTCTGATATTTATCATTCATGTTAATCACGTGCAGGGCATTTTAACATACACCCCTCGCCTGGTTTCAGTAGATTTTCAAGGTATATTATTTAATTGTGATGCTGATGGTCATTCATACTTACCTCTGTTTGGTCTAAGTTGTAGGACTATCTGATAGTGAATCGGGAATTTTTGTGAAGTCCTTATTCTGTGGCTTACACCTTACTTTCAGGGAATTAAACTAAAAGATATTAATTTCATGTCAATTATGTCTCTTTAAGCATAATTCATTGTGATTGAGACTGTTATTCAAATATGTGATTTGACAGGCTCACTGGGATCGATGAGTTCACGTGGAACCTTATACAATGAGGCTCCTTCTAGACCAATGGATGTTGTCTCATGGTAAGGGTTTGAGCTTAgatgctttattttttttttctcttaagtTTTTTGTTGTATGAGCGATCTTTAAACTGAATAGCTGTTTCACATTATGGTTTGTCTTTGATGACATTGCTTAAAAGATGATAAACTGGTGAAAAAGGCACATTTTTACTTCCTCTTGCATATTGAACTGCGAGTGAAAAATGACTAGAATGTAGCTTTCCAGTGCTtgattgttattttttattttacatggTGTTGGTGAAGTGTAGAACTGCTACATTCATATGGGTTTCCATTTTTATACAGATAGCAACTTTAACAGTAGGATAACCTTGCAATTTGGAGTTGGACATTGTGTAAATGGATATGATCTTCGATGGTATTGCTACATAATAGTCATTTAACTAGTTTTTGGACTctattgaaatttgaaactcgGAAGCATTTGAAAATATGATCCTGAACTTTGACTGCTGCTCATCTCCCTTTCTTTctaagtaaaattttttttctaagatGAGTAGGTTAAAGACTGAATGTCTTCTCACCAATCTGCAGGAGTGGAAAAGTTACAACTCAGGCTTCCGCGCCTCTAAAGAAAAACCTGTTCCTTCAGAGTTTATATCAAGAAGAGCAGGAAAAGATGGATACAGTGAACGGATTTGACTCAGGGAAGAATGAATCTCAGAATGAAATCCAGGACAAGGACATTGTTGAATGTCTAGAAAATGGTGTTCAATATTGGACAGACTTTTCGAAAGTTCACTATCATCCACAGAGCTTATATGAACTAAATGGGCTGTGGATGGATGGTGAAGGGTTTGACAACTATGGAattggaagggatgcatttgtTGGGGCCCGACATGGAGAAGAAATAAATGACAGGCTTCGTTTTTTCATCGAAGAGTGTGACCATATTCAGGTAAAAATCAAATGTATACTTTagtttaatttctgttttggcaaTATTTCCTCTTCTTATTAAATATTGTATTGTCTGTCTTTCCTCATTGTGACGTAAAAGTGGTAAAGGGAATAAAGGATATGATTTGTCTGTGTCAAAACTTCAATTCAAGCTTGTGAGCTGGTACCTGGGTGTTGTTTTTGCTATCTGCGGGGGTTTGGTCCTTAAAGACAGTCCGCTGTTATGAgcagaaagttgaagaaataaCATCATAGTCGCATTGAACCCATTTAATATGTCCAAATCTTCACAGGAGGCATTTGTACAACATATCTTTAACTTTTTTGTGTTGAAAGGATAATGTTCAAGGAGTCTGGCTTTGGTTGGACCTTTTGGAAGATTGTGATTTGTTCCAACGAATTAGGACTTATATCTAGTCGGTGTAAACCTTCATGTTCTTTTCTAATTAAACATTTCTTTAGATACTTATGCCACACAAAGGTATAATTAAGGGCTCATCCAGTAATTAGACTGCCTTCTCACTTTTGTATCATGGAAATTCTGAAACAGTAGGATCCTTTTTCATAGTTACTTGGTCTGTCCAATGCAGGAAATTCCCATATTTGCTTTGGCCTTTAAACTCGAATGAGATACAAATCGTCTGTCTCTGCCACACAACTtatgtttctttcctttgcctttCTTTTGGGTCTATCAGCTATAATTTTTTACATTTCCCTTCTTGTCCTCAAGGAAAGGAGAATTAAGTTTACATTTTTCTTCTGTTTCTCTTTAAGACTTAAAAGTTGCAAATTGAGTCTGATTGTAAGCTTTAAATTTGGCACTTTGGCGCATGCTTTGAGCCTTAAAATTATGCTGCAACCTTGACAATCACAGTCGGTTATCATTTAAATATCTGCACTTTCAGGGGCAAAGATCCTTGACATGGATCTCACATAtcttgctatcatgcttgtgcattttcttcctttattGGCAGAATGTCTTACTTCGATCTTCCATACCCTTCTGAATAGGGAATCCAATTTGTTGTTGATGACTCTGGAGGGTTTTCTGGTGTAGCTGCAGAGTTTCTGGAGAACATTGCAGATGATTACACCAACATCCCTGTATTACTATATTCAGCCCGCAATCCTCGCTTGCACATGACCACCAAAAGTCAGAAGCAGTCAATCTCTAGTAGTCTTCATGATGCaatttcattttcaagattATCAACCTTCTGTAAACTGATCGTCCCTGTTGGACTACCCTCCCTGAGTAAAAGTAAGCAGTCCTCATTCCATAAAAGAGTTTTACTTATGTGACCTGTTCTCTTATACTTGTCTCCTCATTCATATACATTTTGTGGAATACCAGATGATCCTCTTGAGCTCATTGGAGCTTATTTAAGAACTAAAAATCAGCGCAGTCTTTTTTTTATGGTTCTAGCTCTTCTACTTGAATAATGACATGAATGTCTGCAGAACTTTATATGTACTCTGCTTATGTTAACGGCTGCCCAGTTGGTTAGTCAAATTCTAGAAAACTTGCATTGACTCTTCTGCCTGGAAAACTGTGAAGGTAAAGCTTCCAGGTATCTTTGCATGGACGATGAGAAGCCTTACCATTCCAGTGCAGTTTATGCCTCTGGCATGCACTCCATCAGCCTCCCTTTTCGAATGGAACCTATTGGGCCCACTACAGATCTGACCTGTGCATCTGGTGCACTGGATATGAACGAGATCATACATATGTTAGCTGGACAAGCAAGACAGAATATGGTCACTATTTTGGATGTCGCTATGCCAGCACCTTCTTTGATTGGTATGTTGTTCTGCCTGTTGAAATTTGACTTTTCTTAGTTGTTAATTTCTTTAGCTTTTTAAGTTTAATTCTTATGCATAGGGAACCAACTTGAGCAATCCttgcttgaaaatttggaaCCTTTGACGCCTGAGATAGCTGAAAATTTTGAGGACTTGCAAGCAGTGGAGGCCATGTCAGTTCATGGAGTACTTGGGACAGGTATTTGGCTGGTGTGCTTTAACTTATTTATCTCCGTCTTGTCAAACAAACATATGTGAATTAGTCTACCTTGCCTTAAGTTTGTCCATATTGTGCTAGACTATACTGATATTTGAAAGCTGTGCAATAATTTCTCTTTCCTGTCTGGTTTCCTAAGAGGATGTTTGGACTATGGACTACTCAACAGCACACTTATCCACACCATTTCAATGTGACAAGAATCAGTAAATCATGAAGCTATATACAAGATTACaagcaaataaagaaaaattcttAAACATGTCCAGCACGTAGTATAAAAATTATGCCCTCCAATTTTATTTGATGAAATGTAGAGATTTCCAAGATCTCTAAATAAGATGCAGGTTTCTTTAGCTGTTTCTCCATTGCTATAAGCCGATAACTTCTTGTCATCCTGAGGATCATCTTCCTTTTCCCCACCTTTATTTGTACGCAAAACACATGTATCTGGAACTAGTTGGAAATTTGCAGCTAATCATTGATCTTAATTGTCTATTTagatgaaaaaaggaaaaaaaaaaaagaagaaattatctAATCAGATGATTCAGATTTTAACCCATTATCAAAACTatttaattttccaatttgGTTATAATATGCAGAGGTTTATATTGGAGTTTGTAAGCCTTTGCGAAGCCAATGAATGAAGGTCCGGTTGAGCTTTGTTACTCATGGGATTCCAGAGTTGCTTAGAAGGCCTACCTACCCTTAGTGTGAccataaaataatttaatttatgcTTGAATGGACAAATTGTTGCAAGGAAACTAGCCAGTATATCATGAAGTTTCCACATATTTGAGGCCACGAACTGCATTAGCAAGAATGTTTAGACTACCAAGATGAAAGCATATTCTACTTGGACTCCTTCACAAGTAGTTAATAGCTGCTTTGTGGTTTGATGCTTAATCTGCTTCGTGGGAGAGAGAGTTACAGAGTCagtttgtttaatttttatctttatttttgtttcttttctttttaggaCTGCACGAAGCCACAGTTTCTGAGGTGAAAAGTGCTGTTCAGAATGCTTATGAAAAGGCACTGCAAAGACCCAGATTCTCACAGTTGTCTGTGTCTCGATGCCCTCTTCCCATTCCTCTGCCTTTTCCCTCAATCTTTGGAAACCTTGTTGGTCAACATGGCGAGCTGTTGGGAACCCCAATTTTAGGTTCTCCATCAAGGGGATCCCTTGATGTCCATTCCATTCCCATGGCAGCAAGATTACGTTCCAGCAGCGCTATTTTGCCATTTCTGGAAAGTAGATTGCACAATCTTCAAAGGTTTGGCATTCAGCGAGGAGCGCTCGGAGCCGAACTTCTTAGAAGTTGGGGTTTTGGCAAGGAGGAATTGGTAGATGCTGGAGAGGCACTGTCTAATATGGTCAGGACTTTGAGCCCCTATTCTGAAGAATCATCCGAGTCAGATGAAGTGGCTTAGGATTTTCAGGCCCTTTGTGAATGTTTCTCTAGTTTGTGAAGTTAAATAGATTTTCTTCACTGCTTTCACAATTTGAACTTGTTTTAAGTTCACTGCCCATAAGGAggaagccaaaaaaaaagggatttcTAGGTTACCGCTTGTTTTATGAAATCTTGAGCTGATCATTAGCCAAATCTTTAGCAGACTAGGAAAAACAGTAGCCTCAAGTATCAACTGACGTGAAGTGGTATTGACTGTTTAACCTTTGAGGTGGTTGAACCAATGCAGAAATTAGGTTTCCATATGCTTACTTTCGTGAACAATTATCTGAAGGTGTTTTGGCATGTTTCAAAGACTAGAGAGCCAATAACTTAGTAATTCCGATAACTAGAGATGCAACTGAGAGAAAAGATATGCATCTCTAAATGGCCTTGCAGGAACGTACAAGTCATACTGAGACCAGATTATATATCAATGGAGCAAGGAAGGACTGCCAGAGTCCAAGCTGAGCCAGGCCTTTTCTTTTCCATGACAATGCAGCAAGCTAAATGGACTCGGGGATACTTGCATACAATTACCATTGAGATTGTCagttgtcaccaccaaagccaaccTCATTCCATCTGCGGTTGATTGGGGGAATGTCTCCAGCAAATACCAAAAGAAATGGAGGCAAGGCTCTAAGGCCATAGAT containing:
- the LOC113727759 gene encoding uncharacterized protein; amino-acid sequence: MREIVTIQVGGYANFIGSHFWNFQDELLGLAETSETNPAFKNHGLNMDVLYRTGETQQGILTYTPRLVSVDFQGSLGSMSSRGTLYNEAPSRPMDVVSWSGKVTTQASAPLKKNLFLQSLYQEEQEKMDTVNGFDSGKNESQNEIQDKDIVECLENGVQYWTDFSKVHYHPQSLYELNGLWMDGEGFDNYGIGRDAFVGARHGEEINDRLRFFIEECDHIQGIQFVVDDSGGFSGVAAEFLENIADDYTNIPVLLYSARNPRLHMTTKSQKQSISSSLHDAISFSRLSTFCKLIVPVGLPSLSKSKASRYLCMDDEKPYHSSAVYASGMHSISLPFRMEPIGPTTDLTCASGALDMNEIIHMLAGQARQNMVTILDVAMPAPSLIGNQLEQSLLENLEPLTPEIAENFEDLQAVEAMSVHGVLGTGLHEATVSEVKSAVQNAYEKALQRPRFSQLSVSRCPLPIPLPFPSIFGNLVGQHGELLGTPILGSPSRGSLDVHSIPMAARLRSSSAILPFLESRLHNLQRFGIQRGALGAELLRSWGFGKEELVDAGEALSNMVRTLSPYSEESSESDEVA